In a genomic window of Thunnus thynnus chromosome 16, fThuThy2.1, whole genome shotgun sequence:
- the hif1aa gene encoding hypoxia inducible factor 1 subunit alpha a, with the protein MDTGIVPEKKRVSSERRKEKSRDAARCRRGKESEVFYELAQELPLPHSVSSSLDKASIMRLIISYLRMRKLLSTDEPVAEEETELDIQLNSSYLKALEGFLMVLSEDGDMIYLSENVNKCLGLAQFDLTGHSVFDFTHPCDQEELREMLVHRTGSKKTKEQNTERSFFLRMKCTLTSRGRTVNVKSATWKVLHCSGHVRLYDSHTEQTPNGHKEPPVPYLVLICDPIPHPSNIEVPLDTKTFLSRHTMDMKFTYCDERITELMGYDPEDLLNRSVYEYYHALDSDHLTKTHHNLFAKGQVTTGQYRMLAKRGGFVWVETQATVIYNNKNSQPQCVVCVNFVLSGIQEEKLIMSLEQTEDVKPVKEEQQEEEKAVVEISQPDMSPILQKEEEKAPELDVVKLFTQAADAKPLVSLYDQLKEEPEALTLLAPAAGDTIISLDFGCPDSEIQLLKDVPLYNDVMLPSTSDKLALPLSPLPPSEPLHVTTTASEDTKTESFAPTPSTTSTSQSPSEPDSPLDFCFPIESDMSSDFKLDLVEKLFAIDTQPKTPFTKQAIDDLDLEMLAPYIPMDDDFQLRSLTPDEPLSCGPVKSLESSPLHVAQEVPSYPNSPFSSPGSQTSSPAPPEPVNPPNLATIIAKRTPQLDKEVSLRTLAAQNAQRKRKLGDIREIFGNGSLQEQLEQGKKLKASDSGTTRTILLLPSDLASRLLGSTSEGTSSPFTLPQLTRYDCEVNAPLQGRQYLLQGEELLRALDHVN; encoded by the exons AGTGAGTTCGGAGCGGAGGAAGGAGAAGTCAAGGGATGCTGCGCGATGCCGGCGCGGGAAGGAGTCGGAGGTGTTCTACGAGCTGGCCCAGGAGCTGCCACTGCCCCACAGTGTCAGCTCCAGTCTGGACAAGGCCTCCATCATGAGACTCATCATCAGCTACCTGCGCATGAGAAAACTTCTTAGCACTG ATGAGCCAGTGGCAGAAGAGGAAACGGAGCTGGATATCCAACTAAACAGCTCCTACCTAAAGGCTCTGGAAGGCTTTCTCATGGTGCTGTCTGAAGACGGAGATATGATCTATCTCTCTGAGAATGTCAACAAGTGCTTGGGGCTGGCACAG TTTGACCTGACTGGACACAGTGTGTTCGACTTCACACATCCCTGTGACCAGGAGGAGCTGAGGGAGATGCTGGTTCACAGAACAG GCTCCAAAAAGACCAAGGAACAAAACACAGAGCGCAGCTTCTTCCTCCGAATGAAGTGCACTCTCACAAGCAGAGGCCGCACTGTCAATGTCAAGTCGGCTACATGGAAG GTGCTCCACTGCTCAGGTCATGTGCGCTTATATGACAGCCACACTGAGCAGACTCCCAACGGCCACAAGGAGCCACCTGTCCCTTACCTGGTTTTGATCTGCGACCCCATCCCACACCCCTCCAACATTGAGGTCCCTCTGGACACCAAGACCTTTCTCAGCCGCCACACGATGGACATGAAGTTCACATATTGTGATGAGAG GATCACTGAGCTGATGGGTTACGATCCAGAGGACCTGCTGAATCGTTCTGTGTATGAGTACTATCATGCTCTAGACTCAGACCATCTCACCAAGACTCACCACAACT TGTTCGCAAAGGGCCAAGTCACCACAGGCCAATACCGGATGTTAGCCAAGAGAGGAGGCTTTGTGTGGGTGGAAACCCAGGCCACTGTCATCTACAACAACAAGAACTCTCAGCCACAGTGTGTTGTCTGTGTCAACTTTGTGCTCAG TGGCATCCAGGAGGAGAAACTGATCATGTCTCTGGAGCAGACCGAGGATGTGAAGCCGGTgaaggaggagcagcaggaagaggagaaggcTGTGGTCGAGATCAGCCAGCCAGACATGTCACCGATCctgcagaaggaggaggagaaggccCCGGAGCTGGATGTGGTCAAGCTGTTCACCCAGGCGGCTGATGCCAAGCCGTTGGTTAGCCTGTATGATCAGCTGAAGGAAGAGCCTGAGGCCCTTACCCTGCTGGCCCCAGCCGCCGGAGACACAATCATCTCCCTGGACTTTGGCTGCCCTG ATTCAGAGATCCAGCTGCTGAAGGATGTCCCTCTCTACAACGATGTAATGCTTCCCTCCACCAGTGACAAGCTGGCTCTGCCTCTTTCCCCTCTGCCGCCCAGTGAGCCTCTCCATGTCACCACCACCGCCTCTGAGGACACAAAAACTGAGAGCTTTGCTCCAACCCCGTCCACCACATCAACCAGCCAGAGCCCCTCAGAG CCTGACAGCCCATTGGACTTTTGTTTCCCCATTGAGTCGGATATGAGCTCAGATTTCAAACTAGACTTGGTGGAGAAGCTGTTTGCCATTGATACACAACCCAAGACACCCTTCACCAAACAG GCAATAGACGACTTGGATCTGGAGATGTTAGCACCCTACATCCCCATGGATGATGACTTCCAGCTGCGCAGTTTGACCCCAGATGAGCCTCTTTCTTGTGGACCAGTCAAATCCCTGGAAAGCTCTCCTCTCCACGTCGCACAGGAAGTCCCCAGCTATCCCAACTCCCCCTTCAGCTCACCAGGCAGTCAGACCTCTTCCCCAGCACCACCCGAACCAGTAAACCCCCCTAATCTTGCCACCATCATTGCTAAGAG GACCCCACAGTTGGACAAAGAAGTCTCCCTCAGGACTCTGGCAGCCCAGAATGCACAGCGCAAAAGAAAACTGGGTGACATAAGGGAGATATTTGGAAAT ggatCTTTGCAGGAGCAACTGGAGCAGGGCAAAAAGCTGAAGGCCTCAGACTCCGGCACAACCAGGACCATACTTCTGCTGCCTTCAG ATTTGGCGAGTCGTCTGCTTGGCAGCACGTCAGAGGGCACCAGTTCCCCCTTCACCCTGCCACAGCTCACCCGCTACGACTGCGAGGTCAACGCCCCCTTACAGGGTCGCCAGTACCTGCTGCAGGGGGAGGAGCTGCTGCGCGCTCTGGACCATGTCAACTGA
- the LOC137200265 gene encoding serine protease HTRA2, mitochondrial-like → MSAAAVNRCFLSALRRHTGCQIRGLNSAAERTVSRVSSVWTCSHRGAEGHTSLDRRAAAGDRRRGGRDSSSSLLLSVSVGLGLCGAALLDRKEEEEEVDDRSASVSQRFLELILPSAHCASPFKPDSPRYKYNFIADVVEKSTPAVVYIEIVGRNPFSGREVPVSNGSGFIISSEGLIVTNAHVVANKRGVRVKLTNGEMYNATVQDVDPVADIATIKITAKNPLPTLTLGRSSDIRQGEFVVAMGSPFALKNTITSGIISSVQRGSKELGLSNSNMEYIQTDATIDFGNSGGPLINLDGEVIGINTMKVTAGISFAIPSDRLRLFLDQAAKRKNSWFGESDTKRRYIGVMMLTLTQSIIAELKLRDPTFPDVTHGILIHRVILGSPANRAGMLPGDVVVEINGVKVYTSEEIYQAVRSSDKITMVVQRGQELLQLQMTPEYTE, encoded by the exons AtgtcagcagctgctgtcaataGGTGTTTTCTATCAGCTCTGAGGAGACACACGGGCTGTCAGATCCGTGGACTAAACTCTGCGGCAGAGAGGACAGTCAGCCGCGTGTCCTCTGTCTGGACATGTAgccacagaggagcagagggacACACCAGCCTGGACAGGAGAGCTGCAGCCGGGGACAGGAGGAGAGGTGGTCgggacagcagcagctctcttCTCCTGTCTGTGTCGGTGGGTTTGGGGCTTTGTGGTGCGGCGCTTCtggacagaaaagaagaagaagaagaagtggacGACAGAAGCGCCTCAGTATCCCAGAGGTTTCTTGAACTCATCCTGCCATCAGCTCACTGTGCCTCCCCCTTTAAACCTGACAGCCCCCGGTATAAATACAACTTTATTGCAGATGTGGTCGAGAAATCCACTCCAGCTGTTGTTTACATTGAGATAGTGGGCAG gaaCCCATTTTCAGGACGGGAAGTCCCAGTGTCCAATGGCTCTGGTTTCATTATCAGCAGCGAGGGTCTCATTGTCACCAATGCTCATGTTGTGGCCAACAAGAGAGGCGTCCGGGTGAAGCTCACCAATGGAGAGATGTACAATGCTACTGTGCAAGATGTTGACCCAGTGGCGGACATCGCCACCATCAAAATCACTGCCAAG AATCCTTTGCCCACGCTCACACTTGGTCGGTCATCTGATATCCGACAAGGAGAGTTTGTGGTCGCGATGGGAAGTCCGTTCGCCTTAAAGAATACAATCACATCAGGAATCATCAGCTCGGTACAGAGAGGCAGTAAGGAGCTGGGCCTGTCCAACTCCAACATGGAGTACATCCAGACTGATGCAACAATTGAT tttggaAACTCCGGAGGGCCCCTCATTAACTTG GACGGTGAAGTCATCGGTATAAACACCATGAAGGTCACTGCAGGGATCTCCTTCGCTATTCCATCTGATCGCCTGAGACTTTTCCTGGATCAAGCAGCAAAAAGAAAGA ATTCCTGGTTTGGTGAGTCAGACACTAAGCGGCGGTACATTGGCGTTATGATGCTGACATTGACTCAGAG CATCATCGCTGAGCTGAAGTTGAGAGACCCGACCTTCCCTGATGTGACACATGGCATCCTGATCCACAGAGTCATCTTGGGCTCCCCAGCAAACAG AGCTGGCATGTTACCGGGAGACGTTGTGGTGGAGATCAACGGGGTGAAGGTGTACACCTCAGAGGAGATCTACCAGGCTGTCCGCAGCAGTGACAAAATCACAATGGTGGTACAAAGAGGACAAGAATTGCTTCAACTGCAAATGACACCTGAATACACAGAGTGA